From the Helicobacter pylori genome, one window contains:
- a CDS encoding (Fe-S)-binding protein, whose translation MKVNFFATCLGAAIYSNASLNAIKLLRKENLEVVFKKDQTCCGQPSYNSGYYEETKKIVLYNIKLYSNNDYPIILPSGSCTGMMRHDYLELFEGHAEFNMVKDFCSRVYELSEFLDKKLQVKYEDKGEPLKITWHSNCHALRVAKVIDSAKNLIRQLKNVELIELEKEEECCGFGGTFSVKEPEISAVMVKEKIKDIESRHVDVIVSADAGCLMNISTAMQKMGSLTKPMHFYDFLASRLGL comes from the coding sequence TTGAAAGTCAATTTCTTTGCTACTTGTCTAGGAGCAGCCATTTATAGCAACGCATCGCTTAACGCTATCAAATTACTCCGTAAGGAAAATTTGGAAGTGGTTTTTAAAAAAGACCAGACATGTTGCGGCCAGCCAAGCTACAACTCAGGATACTATGAAGAAACAAAAAAAATCGTTTTATACAATATCAAGCTTTATTCCAATAACGACTACCCTATTATCTTGCCCAGCGGTTCATGCACAGGGATGATGCGGCATGATTATTTGGAATTGTTTGAAGGGCATGCGGAATTTAACATGGTTAAAGATTTTTGCTCTAGGGTGTATGAATTGAGCGAGTTTTTGGATAAAAAATTGCAAGTCAAATACGAAGATAAGGGCGAACCCCTTAAAATCACATGGCATTCTAATTGCCATGCCTTAAGGGTGGCTAAAGTGATTGACTCGGCGAAAAATCTCATCAGACAGCTTAAAAATGTGGAACTCATTGAATTGGAAAAAGAAGAAGAATGCTGCGGGTTTGGGGGGACTTTTTCAGTCAAAGAGCCTGAAATTTCAGCGGTTATGGTTAAAGAAAAGATTAAAGACATAGAGAGCCGTCATGTGGATGTGATTGTTTCAGCGGATGCGGGGTGTTTGATGAATATCAGCACCGCCATGCAGAAAATGGGTTCTTTGACAAAACCCATGCATTTTTATGACTTTTTAGCCTCAAGGCTTGGGCTTTAA
- a CDS encoding L-lactate permease has product MEFYQVYDPLGHIWLSALVALSPIALFFISLIVFKLKGYSAGFLSLALSILIALFVYKMPVQMVSASFFYGFLYGLWPIAWIVIAAIFLYNLSVKSGYFEILKESILSLTPDHRILVILIGFCFGSFLEGAIGFGGPVAITAAILVGLGLNPLYAAGLCLIANTAPVAFGAVGIPITAMASVVGIPELEISQMVGRVLPIFSIGIPFFIVFLMDGFRGIRETFPAVAVTGFSFAIAQFLSSNYLGPQLPDIISALVSLIATTLFLKFWQPKHIFTSNGKEPTISTEKHHICKVVVAWMPFVLLTITIIIWTQPWFKALFKEGGALAFSSFAFEFNSISQKIFKTVPIVTEATNFPVVFKLPLILTTGTSIFLAALLSVFLLRVKISDAIGVFGATLKEMRLPILTIGVVLAFAYVANYSGMSATLALALADTGHVFTFFSPVVGWLGVFLTGSDTSSNLLFGSLQMLIATQLGLPEVLFLAANTSGGVVGKMISPQSIAIACAAVGLVGKESELFRFTVKYSIALAIIMGIIFTLIAYVFPFIIPIIPK; this is encoded by the coding sequence ATGGAATTTTATCAAGTCTATGACCCATTAGGCCATATTTGGCTGAGCGCTTTAGTGGCGCTATCGCCTATTGCGCTTTTTTTTATCTCTCTTATTGTTTTTAAACTTAAAGGGTATAGCGCTGGGTTTTTAAGCTTAGCGCTTTCAATCCTTATTGCGTTATTTGTGTATAAAATGCCTGTTCAAATGGTGAGTGCGAGTTTTTTCTATGGCTTTCTTTATGGCTTGTGGCCGATCGCATGGATTGTGATCGCTGCGATTTTTCTTTACAACCTTTCAGTGAAATCCGGGTATTTTGAGATTTTAAAAGAAAGCATTTTAAGTTTGACGCCGGATCACCGCATTTTAGTGATTTTGATCGGGTTTTGTTTTGGCTCGTTCTTAGAAGGCGCGATTGGTTTTGGAGGCCCGGTAGCGATCACAGCGGCGATTTTAGTCGGTCTTGGGCTAAACCCCTTATACGCTGCCGGGTTGTGCCTGATCGCTAACACCGCTCCTGTAGCCTTTGGCGCGGTGGGTATCCCTATTACGGCAATGGCTAGCGTGGTGGGTATCCCTGAATTAGAGATTTCTCAAATGGTGGGTAGGGTGTTACCCATTTTTTCCATTGGCATTCCTTTTTTCATCGTGTTTTTAATGGATGGCTTTAGAGGGATTAGAGAAACCTTTCCTGCAGTGGCCGTTACTGGGTTTAGTTTCGCTATCGCGCAATTTTTAAGCTCTAATTATCTAGGGCCGCAGCTTCCGGATATTATTTCAGCTTTAGTGTCATTGATTGCTACCACTTTATTTTTAAAATTCTGGCAGCCCAAACACATTTTCACCAGCAATGGCAAAGAGCCCACAATCAGCACAGAAAAACACCATATTTGTAAGGTGGTTGTGGCGTGGATGCCTTTTGTGTTGCTCACGATTACGATTATTATATGGACGCAACCCTGGTTTAAAGCGCTCTTTAAAGAAGGTGGGGCTTTGGCGTTTTCTAGCTTTGCGTTTGAATTCAATTCTATCAGTCAAAAGATTTTCAAAACCGTTCCCATTGTTACTGAAGCGACTAATTTTCCTGTGGTGTTCAAACTCCCTTTGATTTTAACGACAGGCACTTCCATTTTTTTAGCCGCTCTTTTAAGCGTGTTTTTGTTGCGCGTGAAAATCAGCGATGCGATAGGGGTGTTTGGGGCCACTTTAAAAGAAATGCGTTTGCCGATTTTAACCATTGGCGTGGTTTTAGCGTTTGCGTATGTGGCTAATTATAGCGGCATGAGCGCCACGCTCGCTTTAGCGCTAGCAGATACCGGGCATGTTTTCACTTTCTTTTCGCCTGTGGTAGGCTGGCTTGGGGTGTTTTTAACCGGAAGCGATACGAGTTCTAATCTTTTATTTGGATCTTTACAAATGCTCATCGCTACACAGCTTGGCTTGCCTGAAGTGCTTTTCTTAGCGGCCAACACTTCCGGGGGCGTTGTGGGCAAAATGATAAGCCCTCAAAGTATCGCTATCGCTTGTGCGGCGGTGGGGTTAGTGGGGAAAGAGAGCGAATTGTTCAGATTTACAGTAAAATACTCTATCGCTTTGGCAATCATTATGGGGATTATTTTCACTCTTATTGCTTATGTCTTCCCCTTTATTATCCCCATCATTCCTAAATAA
- a CDS encoding L-lactate permease has protein sequence MSEFHQVYDPLGNIWLSALVALLPILLFFLSLMVFKLKGYVAAFLSVALSAIIAVLVYKMPVSMVGSSFLYGFLYGLWPIAWIIIAAIFLYKLSVKSGYFEILKESVQSITLDHRILVILIGFCFGSFLEGAIGFGGPIAITAAILVGLGLSPLYAAGLCLIANTAPVAFGAVGIPISAMASAVGVPAILISAMTGKILFFVSLLVPFFIVFLMDGFKGIKETFPAVFIAAFSFAGAQFLSSNYLGPELPGIISALVSLVATALFLKFWQPKAIFRSDGKAISFTKSNHHICKVYVAWSPFVILVLVIVLWIQPFFKALFEKDGLLAFSNFYFEFNNISNHIFKSPPFVEANQSVSFPVVFKLLLINTVGTSIFLAALVSMLVLRVRVSDAVSVFGETLKEMRYPILTIGLVLSFAYVSNYSGISSTLALALTHTGLAFTFFSPLIGWVGVFLTGSDTSSNLLFGSLQQLTAQRLQLPEILTLTANTVGGTLGKMISPQSIAIACAAVGLAGKESDLFKFTAKYSLVFVVLMGVVISAIAYWIPEVVPKIK, from the coding sequence GTGTCAGAATTTCATCAAGTTTATGACCCTTTGGGTAATATTTGGCTGAGCGCTCTTGTGGCCTTATTGCCGATTTTATTATTTTTCTTATCTTTAATGGTTTTTAAGCTCAAAGGTTATGTAGCGGCCTTTTTGAGCGTGGCCTTATCAGCTATTATTGCGGTTTTAGTGTATAAAATGCCTGTTAGCATGGTGGGTTCAAGTTTTCTTTATGGCTTTCTTTATGGTTTGTGGCCGATCGCTTGGATCATCATTGCGGCGATTTTTTTATACAAACTCAGCGTTAAATCCGGCTATTTTGAAATCTTAAAAGAAAGCGTTCAGTCCATCACTTTAGATCACCGCATTTTAGTGATTTTGATCGGATTTTGTTTTGGCTCATTTTTAGAAGGGGCGATCGGCTTTGGAGGGCCTATTGCCATTACAGCAGCGATTTTAGTGGGCTTGGGGTTAAGCCCTTTATACGCTGCCGGGTTATGTTTAATCGCTAACACCGCTCCTGTGGCCTTTGGTGCGGTGGGTATCCCTATAAGCGCGATGGCGAGCGCGGTAGGGGTGCCAGCGATCTTAATTTCAGCCATGACGGGTAAAATCCTCTTTTTTGTGAGCTTGTTAGTGCCGTTTTTTATTGTGTTTTTAATGGATGGCTTTAAGGGGATTAAAGAGACTTTTCCGGCCGTTTTTATCGCGGCTTTTTCTTTCGCTGGCGCGCAATTTTTAAGCTCTAATTATTTAGGGCCAGAATTGCCCGGCATTATTTCAGCCCTTGTCTCACTCGTTGCGACAGCGCTCTTTTTGAAATTTTGGCAGCCTAAAGCGATTTTTAGAAGCGACGGCAAAGCGATCTCATTCACTAAAAGTAACCATCATATTTGTAAGGTTTATGTCGCTTGGTCTCCTTTTGTGATTTTGGTTTTAGTGATTGTGTTATGGATACAGCCTTTTTTTAAAGCCTTATTTGAAAAAGACGGCTTGTTAGCTTTTTCTAATTTTTATTTTGAATTCAATAACATCAGTAACCACATCTTTAAAAGCCCGCCTTTTGTAGAAGCCAATCAAAGCGTGAGTTTTCCTGTGGTGTTTAAACTCCTCTTAATCAACACGGTTGGCACTTCCATTTTTTTAGCCGCTCTTGTTAGCATGCTCGTTTTAAGGGTGCGAGTGAGCGATGCAGTGAGCGTCTTTGGCGAGACTTTGAAAGAAATGCGCTACCCCATTCTCACCATTGGTTTAGTCTTAAGCTTTGCTTATGTGTCTAATTACAGCGGGATTTCTTCCACTCTAGCCTTAGCGCTCACGCATACCGGTTTGGCTTTCACTTTTTTCTCGCCCTTGATTGGGTGGGTAGGCGTGTTTTTAACCGGAAGCGATACGAGTTCTAATCTTTTGTTTGGCTCTTTACAGCAACTCACCGCCCAACGATTGCAACTCCCTGAGATTTTAACCTTAACGGCTAATACCGTGGGTGGCACTTTGGGCAAAATGATAAGCCCTCAAAGCATCGCTATCGCTTGCGCGGCGGTAGGGTTAGCCGGGAAAGAGAGCGATTTATTCAAATTCACGGCTAAATACTCGCTTGTTTTTGTGGTGCTTATGGGGGTAGTGATTAGCGCGATCGCGTATTGGATCCCTGAAGTCGTGCCTAAAATAAAGTAG
- a CDS encoding adenine-specific DNA glycosylase, which translates to METLHNALLKWYEECGRKDLPFRNLKGINAPYEVYISEVMSQQTQINTVVERFYSPFLEAFPTLKDLANAQLEKVLLLWRGLGYYSRAKNLKKSAEICVKEHHSQLPNDYQSLLKLPGIGAYTANAILCFGFREKTACVDANVKRVLLRLFGLDPNIQAKDLQIKANDFLNPNESFNHNQALIDLGALICSPKPKCAICPFNPYCLGKNHLEKHTLKKKQEIIQEERYLGVVIQNNQIALEKIEQKLYLGMHHFPNLKENLEFKLPFLGAIKHSHTKFKLNLNLYLATTKDLKNSVRFYSLKDLETLPISSMTLKILNFLKQKNLFGG; encoded by the coding sequence TTGGAAACTTTACACAACGCCCTTTTAAAATGGTATGAAGAATGTGGGCGAAAGGATTTACCTTTTAGGAATTTAAAGGGCATTAACGCCCCTTATGAAGTCTATATCAGCGAAGTGATGAGCCAACAAACCCAAATCAACACGGTGGTTGAGCGTTTTTATTCCCCTTTTTTAGAAGCTTTCCCCACTTTAAAAGACTTAGCGAACGCTCAATTAGAGAAGGTTTTATTGTTATGGCGAGGGCTTGGCTATTATTCAAGGGCTAAAAATTTAAAAAAAAGCGCTGAAATTTGCGTTAAAGAACACCACTCACAGCTACCTAATGACTATCAAAGCCTGTTAAAACTCCCCGGTATTGGCGCATACACGGCTAATGCGATTTTATGTTTTGGCTTTAGAGAAAAAACCGCATGCGTGGACGCTAATGTCAAGCGCGTACTTTTAAGGCTTTTTGGTTTGGATCCTAATATCCAAGCTAAAGACTTACAAATTAAAGCGAATGACTTTCTCAATCCTAATGAAAGCTTTAATCACAACCAAGCCTTAATTGATCTAGGGGCTTTAATCTGCTCCCCTAAACCCAAATGCGCGATTTGCCCTTTCAATCCTTATTGTTTGGGTAAAAACCACCTAGAAAAACACACGCTTAAGAAAAAACAAGAGATCATTCAAGAAGAGCGTTACTTAGGCGTTGTGATCCAAAATAACCAAATCGCTTTAGAAAAAATAGAGCAAAAACTCTATTTGGGGATGCACCATTTCCCCAATCTAAAAGAAAATTTAGAATTCAAACTCCCCTTTTTAGGCGCTATCAAGCACAGCCACACTAAATTCAAGCTCAATTTAAACCTCTACCTTGCCACCACAAAGGATTTAAAAAACTCCGTTCGTTTTTATAGCCTTAAAGATTTAGAGACCCTACCCATAAGCTCTATGACGCTTAAAATCCTGAATTTTTTAAAACAAAAAAATTTATTTGGGGGTTAA
- a CDS encoding DASS family sodium-coupled anion symporter — protein sequence MIKQTLSIFAPFLIAALLYFLGAPDGLNPNAWLYFCIFMGMIIGLILEPVPSGLIALSALVLCIALKIGASNEVASANKAISWGLSGYANKTVWLVFVAFILGLGYEKSLLGKRIALLLIRFLGQTPLGLGYAISLSELCLAPFIPSNSARSGGILYPIVSSIPPLMGSTPSNNPNKIGAYLMWVALASTCITSSMFLTALAPNPLAMEIATKMGVNEISWFSWFLAFLPCGVVLILLVPLLAYKTCKPTLKGSKEVSLWAKKELESMGRFSLKEISMLSLTLLALLGWIFGKSLGLHASATALIVMVLMAFCKIVSYEDIIKNKSAFNIFLLLGSLLTMAGGLKNVGFLNFIGNAAQNFLEHAHLDPLIAVLFIVALFYLSHYFFASITAHVSALFALFVGIGSHIQGVNLQELSLFLMLSLGIMGILTPYGTGPSTIYYGSGYIQSKDFWKWGFIFGFLYLIVFLSVCTPWVKFIAFRWL from the coding sequence ATGATTAAACAAACCCTCTCAATCTTTGCCCCTTTTCTCATCGCAGCATTATTGTATTTTTTAGGCGCACCGGATGGGTTAAACCCTAACGCATGGCTTTATTTTTGTATTTTCATGGGCATGATTATAGGGCTAATTTTAGAGCCGGTGCCATCAGGTTTGATAGCGTTGAGCGCGTTAGTGTTGTGTATAGCGTTAAAAATTGGAGCAAGTAATGAAGTAGCGAGCGCTAATAAGGCCATTTCGTGGGGTTTGAGCGGGTATGCGAATAAAACGGTGTGGCTTGTGTTTGTCGCTTTCATTTTGGGTTTAGGGTATGAAAAAAGCTTGTTAGGGAAACGGATCGCTCTTTTACTGATTAGATTTTTAGGGCAAACCCCTTTAGGTTTAGGCTATGCGATCAGTTTGAGCGAATTGTGTCTAGCCCCCTTTATCCCTAGCAATTCGGCTAGAAGTGGGGGCATACTCTATCCGATCGTTTCTTCTATCCCGCCCTTAATGGGTTCTACTCCTAGTAATAACCCTAACAAAATCGGCGCGTATTTGATGTGGGTCGCTTTGGCTTCAACTTGCATCACTTCGTCCATGTTTTTAACCGCGCTCGCCCCTAACCCCCTAGCAATGGAGATCGCTACCAAAATGGGCGTGAATGAAATCTCATGGTTTTCGTGGTTTTTAGCGTTCTTGCCTTGTGGGGTGGTTTTAATCTTATTGGTGCCTTTATTGGCGTATAAAACCTGCAAACCCACCTTAAAAGGCTCAAAAGAAGTGAGTTTGTGGGCTAAAAAAGAATTAGAAAGCATGGGGAGGTTTTCTTTAAAAGAAATTTCAATGCTCAGTCTCACTTTATTGGCTTTATTGGGTTGGATTTTTGGCAAATCTTTAGGCTTGCATGCGAGCGCGACGGCTTTGATTGTCATGGTGTTAATGGCGTTTTGTAAGATTGTAAGCTATGAAGATATCATTAAAAACAAGAGCGCGTTCAATATTTTTTTATTGTTGGGATCGCTGCTCACAATGGCTGGCGGGCTTAAAAATGTGGGTTTTTTAAATTTTATCGGCAATGCGGCTCAAAATTTTTTAGAGCATGCTCACTTGGATCCGTTAATAGCGGTATTGTTTATCGTCGCTCTTTTTTATCTGTCGCATTATTTTTTCGCTAGCATCACCGCTCATGTGAGCGCGTTGTTCGCTCTTTTTGTAGGGATTGGTTCGCACATTCAAGGGGTCAATTTGCAAGAATTGAGCTTGTTTTTAATGCTTTCTTTAGGGATTATGGGGATTTTAACGCCCTATGGCACAGGCCCATCCACCATTTATTATGGGAGCGGGTATATTCAAAGCAAGGATTTTTGGAAATGGGGGTTTATTTTTGGCTTTTTGTATTTAATCGTGTTTTTAAGCGTGTGCACGCCTTGGGTCAAATTCATCGCTTTTAGGTGGTTGTAG
- the ccoN gene encoding cytochrome-c oxidase, cbb3-type subunit I, whose product MQENVPLSYDYSISKLFLYAMIAFGIIGMLIGIVLAFELSFPSLNYIAGEYGVFGRLRPLHTNAVIYGFTLGGIWASWYYIGQRVLKITYYQHPFLKIVGLLHFWLWILLLVLGVISLFAGLTQSKEYAELMWPLDIIVVVAWVLWGVNMFGSMSVRRENTIYVSLWYYIATYVGIAVMYIFNNLSIPTYFVADMGSVWHSISMYSGSNDALIQWWWGHNAVAFVFTSGVIGTIYYFLPKESGQPIFSYKLTLFSFWSLMFVYIWAGGHHLIYSTVPDWVQTLSSVFSVVLILPSWGTAINMLLTMRGQWHQLKESPLIKFLVLASTFYMLSTLEGSIQAIKSVNALAHFTDWIIGHVHDGVLGWVGFTLIASMYHMTPRLFKREIYSGRLVDFQFWIMTLGIVLYFSSMWIAGITQGMMWRDVDQYGNLTYQFIDTVKALIPYYNIRGVGGLMYFIGFIIFAYNIFMTITAGKKLEREPNYATPMAR is encoded by the coding sequence ATGCAAGAAAATGTGCCTTTGAGTTATGATTATTCCATTAGCAAATTGTTTCTTTATGCGATGATCGCTTTTGGGATAATAGGCATGTTAATAGGGATCGTGTTAGCCTTTGAGTTATCCTTCCCTAGTTTGAACTACATTGCAGGGGAGTATGGCGTTTTTGGCCGCTTACGCCCTTTACACACGAATGCGGTGATCTATGGTTTCACTCTTGGAGGGATTTGGGCGAGTTGGTATTATATCGGTCAAAGGGTACTTAAAATCACTTATTACCAACACCCCTTTTTGAAAATTGTAGGGTTATTGCATTTTTGGCTCTGGATTCTTCTTTTAGTCCTAGGGGTTATTAGCTTGTTTGCTGGTCTTACTCAATCTAAAGAATACGCCGAATTGATGTGGCCTTTAGATATTATTGTGGTTGTGGCATGGGTGTTATGGGGGGTTAATATGTTTGGGAGCATGAGCGTTAGGAGGGAAAATACCATTTACGTGTCTTTGTGGTATTACATCGCTACTTATGTGGGTATAGCGGTGATGTATATCTTCAATAACCTTTCTATCCCCACCTATTTTGTCGCTGATATGGGGAGCGTTTGGCATTCTATTTCTATGTATTCAGGCAGTAATGATGCGCTCATTCAATGGTGGTGGGGGCATAATGCGGTCGCTTTTGTCTTTACGAGTGGGGTGATTGGCACGATTTATTATTTCTTGCCTAAAGAGAGCGGCCAGCCTATCTTTTCTTACAAACTCACTTTGTTTTCTTTTTGGAGTTTGATGTTTGTTTATATTTGGGCGGGCGGGCACCATTTGATTTATTCCACCGTGCCTGATTGGGTGCAAACCCTTTCTAGCGTGTTTTCAGTGGTGTTGATCTTGCCTTCGTGGGGGACAGCGATTAACATGCTTTTAACGATGAGAGGCCAATGGCACCAGCTCAAAGAAAGCCCTTTGATCAAGTTTTTAGTTTTAGCCTCAACTTTCTACATGCTTTCCACGCTAGAAGGATCCATTCAAGCCATTAAAAGCGTGAACGCCTTAGCCCACTTCACCGATTGGATCATAGGGCATGTGCATGACGGCGTGCTTGGTTGGGTAGGCTTCACTTTGATTGCGAGCATGTATCACATGACCCCTAGGCTTTTCAAAAGAGAGATTTATTCAGGGAGGCTTGTGGATTTCCAATTCTGGATCATGACTTTAGGGATTGTGCTTTACTTTTCGTCCATGTGGATTGCAGGGATCACGCAAGGGATGATGTGGAGGGATGTGGATCAATACGGGAATCTCACTTACCAATTCATTGACACGGTTAAGGCGCTAATCCCTTATTACAATATTAGAGGCGTTGGGGGTCTTATGTATTTTATTGGATTTATTATTTTTGCTTACAATATCTTTATGACAATCACGGCAGGCAAAAAATTAGAGCGTGAGCCCAATTACGCCACGCCTATGGCCAGATAA
- the ccoO gene encoding cytochrome-c oxidase, cbb3-type subunit II: MFSFLEKNPFFFTLAFIFVFSIAGLVEILPNFFKSARPIEGLRPYTVLETAGRQVYIQEGCYHCHSQLIRPFQAEVDRYGAYSLSGEYAYDRPFLWGSKRIGPDLHRVGDYRTTDWHEKHMLDPKSVVPHSIMPAYKHLFIKKSDFDTAYAEALTQKKVFGVPYDTENGVKLGNVEEAKKAYLEEAKKITADMKDKRVLEAIERGEVLEIVALIAYLNSLGNSRINANQNAK; encoded by the coding sequence ATGTTTAGTTTTTTAGAAAAAAACCCATTCTTTTTCACTCTTGCGTTTATTTTCGTGTTTTCTATTGCAGGCTTAGTGGAGATTTTGCCTAACTTTTTCAAATCCGCTCGCCCGATTGAAGGCTTACGGCCTTATACGGTTTTAGAGACAGCGGGGAGGCAAGTTTATATCCAAGAAGGTTGCTATCATTGCCATTCCCAACTCATTCGCCCTTTCCAAGCTGAGGTGGATCGATATGGCGCGTATAGTTTGAGTGGGGAATATGCGTATGACAGGCCATTTTTGTGGGGCTCTAAAAGGATTGGCCCTGATTTGCACAGGGTGGGGGATTATCGCACAACCGATTGGCATGAAAAGCACATGCTGGATCCTAAAAGCGTTGTGCCGCACAGCATCATGCCCGCCTATAAGCATTTATTCATAAAAAAGAGCGATTTTGACACCGCTTACGCAGAAGCTTTGACGCAAAAAAAGGTTTTTGGCGTGCCTTATGACACCGAAAACGGCGTGAAATTAGGGAATGTGGAAGAAGCGAAAAAGGCCTATCTAGAAGAAGCTAAAAAAATCACAGCCGACATGAAAGACAAGAGGGTGCTAGAAGCGATTGAGAGAGGTGAGGTCTTAGAAATCGTGGCTTTGATCGCTTATTTGAACAGCTTGGGTAATTCCAGGATTAACGCTAATCAAAACGCTAAATAA
- a CDS encoding cytochrome c oxidase, cbb3-type, CcoQ subunit yields MDLESLRGFAYAFFTILFTLFLYAYIFSMYRKQKKGIVDYERYGYLALNDALEDELIEPRHKEVHDKGIKES; encoded by the coding sequence ATGGATTTGGAAAGTTTGAGAGGTTTTGCGTATGCGTTTTTTACCATTCTTTTTACGCTCTTTTTGTATGCCTATATTTTTAGCATGTATAGAAAGCAAAAAAAGGGCATTGTGGATTATGAGCGATACGGGTATTTAGCGTTAAATGATGCTTTAGAAGATGAGTTGATTGAACCACGCCATAAAGAAGTTCATGATAAAGGCATAAAGGAAAGTTGA
- the ccoP gene encoding cytochrome-c oxidase, cbb3-type subunit III, with protein sequence MDFLNDHINVFGLIAALVILVLTIYESSSLIKEMRDSKSQGELMENGHLFDGIGEFANNVPVGWIASFMCVIVWAFWYFFFGYPLSSFSQIGQYNEEVKAHNQKFEAKWKHLGQKELVDMGQGIFLVHCSQCHGITAEGLHGSAQNLVRWDKEEGIIDTIKHGSKGMDYPAGEMPAMEMDEKDAKAIASYVMAELSSVKKTKNPQLIDKGKELFESMGCTGCHGNDGKGLQENQVFAADLTTYGTESFLRNILTHGKKGNIGHMPSFKYKNFSDLQVKALLEFIQSLKPLED encoded by the coding sequence ATGGATTTTTTAAACGACCATATAAATGTTTTTGGCTTGATTGCAGCGCTTGTGATTTTAGTTTTAACCATCTATGAATCCAGTTCGCTCATTAAAGAAATGCGCGATAGCAAATCTCAAGGTGAGCTCATGGAAAATGGGCATTTGTTTGATGGGATAGGGGAGTTTGCCAACAATGTGCCAGTAGGTTGGATCGCAAGCTTTATGTGTGTGATTGTGTGGGCTTTTTGGTATTTTTTCTTTGGGTACCCGCTGAGCAGTTTTTCTCAAATCGGGCAATACAATGAAGAGGTTAAAGCGCACAACCAAAAATTTGAAGCCAAGTGGAAGCATTTGGGTCAAAAGGAATTGGTGGATATGGGTCAAGGCATCTTTTTAGTCCATTGTTCGCAATGCCATGGCATCACCGCTGAAGGCTTGCATGGGAGCGCTCAAAATCTGGTGCGTTGGGATAAAGAAGAGGGCATTATAGATACCATTAAGCATGGCTCTAAGGGCATGGATTATCCCGCTGGGGAAATGCCCGCTATGGAAATGGACGAAAAAGACGCTAAAGCGATTGCAAGCTATGTGATGGCAGAACTTTCTAGCGTTAAAAAGACGAAAAACCCTCAACTCATTGATAAAGGTAAGGAGCTGTTTGAAAGCATGGGTTGCACAGGTTGTCATGGCAATGATGGTAAGGGCTTGCAAGAAAATCAAGTGTTTGCGGCCGATTTGACCACTTACGGCACAGAGAGTTTTTTAAGAAACATCTTAACGCATGGCAAAAAGGGCAATATAGGGCATATGCCATCATTCAAGTATAAAAACTTTAGCGACTTGCAAGTTAAAGCGTTGCTCGAATTTATCCAATCGCTAAAACCCTTAGAAGATTAA
- a CDS encoding DUF4006 family protein: MKFLNGLAGNLLIVVILLCVVVFFALKAIHIQKEQATNYYRYKDINALETKSTQNHANYELVNQGSKK; this comes from the coding sequence ATGAAATTTTTAAACGGATTAGCAGGGAATTTACTGATTGTGGTTATCTTATTGTGTGTGGTCGTTTTTTTCGCGCTCAAAGCGATCCATATCCAAAAAGAGCAAGCCACCAATTATTACCGCTATAAGGATATTAACGCTTTAGAGACAAAAAGCACCCAAAACCACGCTAATTATGAATTAGTCAATCAAGGGAGTAAAAAATGA